A DNA window from Sphaeramia orbicularis chromosome 22, fSphaOr1.1, whole genome shotgun sequence contains the following coding sequences:
- the mbip gene encoding MAP3K12-binding inhibitory protein 1 isoform X1 yields the protein MAETLKPSGSPAPSNELSKMSSYKDCMCVILKLLADFGEELKVGGASLRIQVQLDAVDLPSPSVGHVYSCLQQHITKLQAVSESLKTLVDADRNVSSAKDNMPEDAVASFSLKEQTAAPPEHCRHDSEAGESKTTTAAAADDIMVQIRAGKSEIERRISAFMERKQMEINENNVREFCNVIDCNQENSCARTDAVFTPYPGFKSHVKVTRVVNTYGPQTRSGGSGGQLEAGEQNKGPVTRDCGNSAIEERLHNIETHLKLPAVGPVPLSVYHRLKKLEDRILELEGLSPEYFQSTSHLHKRPKTSQAQECSLTELDEKISAVKAALLKRVSEFGPGYGPDCPL from the exons ATGGCGGAAACACTGAAGCCGAGTGGAAGTCCTGCTCCCTCTAATGAGCTCAGCAAAATGTCCAGCTACAAGGACTGCATGTGTGTGATACTGAAGCTGTTAGCAGACTTCGGCGAAGAG CTAAAAGTAGGTGGTGCTTCTTTGAGAATACAAGTTCAGTTGGATGCTGTGGATCTTCCGTCACCTTCAGTGGGTCATGTGTACAGCTGTTTACAGCAACACATCACTAAATTACAG gcTGTTTCAGAAAGCCTAAAGACATTGGTGGATGCTGACAGAAATGTGTCATCTGCAAAGGACAACATGCCAGAAGATGCAGTTGCCTCATTTTCCCTTAAAGAGCAGACAGCTGCCCCGCCTGAACACTGTCGTCATGACTCAGAGGCTGGAGAAAGCAAGACGACAACAGCGGCAGCAGCTGATGACATCATGGTGCAGATCAGAGCTGGGAAGTCAGAG ATTGAGCGGAGAATATCTGCATTTATGGAACGCAAGCAGATGGAGATCAATGAAAACAATGTGCGAGAGTTTTGCAACGTGATCGACTGCAATCAGG AAAACAGCTGTGCCAGAACTGATGCTGTGTTCACTCCATATCCCGGTTTTAAAAGCCACGTTAAAG TTACTCGGGTGGTGAACACATATGGGCCCCAGACTCGCAGCGGCGGCAGTGGTGGTCAGTTAGAGGCAGGAGAGCAGAACAAGGGTCCGGTGACCAGAGACTGCGGGAACTCGGCCATAGAAGAACGACTTCACAATATTGAGACTCACCTCAAACTCCCAGCTG TGGGTCCAGTTCCTCTGAGTGTGTACCACAGATTAAAGAAGCTGGAGGATCGCATCCTAGAACTGGAGGGTCTCTCACCTGAATACTTCCAGTCCACA agtcACCTGCACAAGCGACCAAAGACATCCCAAGCTCAG GAGTGCAGCCTGACGGAGCTCGATGAGAAGATCAGTGCCGTGAAAGCAGCGCTGTTGAAGAGGGTCAGTGAGTTTGGACCTGGATATGGACCCGATTGTCCACTGTAA
- the mbip gene encoding MAP3K12-binding inhibitory protein 1 isoform X2: MAETLKPSGSPAPSNELSKMSSYKDCMCVILKLLADFGEELKVGGASLRIQVQLDAVDLPSPSVGHVYSCLQQHITKLQAVSESLKTLVDADRNVSSAKDNMPEDAVASFSLKEQTAAPPEHCRHDSEAGESKTTTAAAADDIMVQIRAGKSEIERRISAFMERKQMEINENNVREFCNVIDCNQENSCARTDAVFTPYPGFKSHVKVTRVVNTYGPQTRSGGSGGQLEAGEQNKGPVTRDCGNSAIEERLHNIETHLKLPAVGPVPLSVYHRLKKLEDRILELEGLSPEYFQSTSHLHKRPKTSQAQECSLTELDEKISAVKAALLKRVSEFGPGYGPDCPL; encoded by the exons ATGGCGGAAACACTGAAGCCGAGTGGAAGTCCTGCTCCCTCTAATGAGCTCAGCAAAATGTCCAGCTACAAGGACTGCATGTGTGTGATACTGAAGCTGTTAGCAGACTTCGGCGAAGAG CTAAAAGTAGGTGGTGCTTCTTTGAGAATACAAGTTCAGTTGGATGCTGTGGATCTTCCGTCACCTTCAGTGGGTCATGTGTACAGCTGTTTACAGCAACACATCACTAAATTACAG gcTGTTTCAGAAAGCCTAAAGACATTGGTGGATGCTGACAGAAATGTGTCATCTGCAAAGGACAACATGCCAGAAGATGCAGTTGCCTCATTTTCCCTTAAAGAGCAGACAGCTGCCCCGCCTGAACACTGTCGTCATGACTCAGAGGCTGGAGAAAGCAAGACGACAACAGCGGCAGCAGCTGATGACATCATGGTGCAGATCAGAGCTGGGAAGTCAGAG ATTGAGCGGAGAATATCTGCATTTATGGAACGCAAGCAGATGGAGATCAATGAAAACAATGTGCGAGAGTTTTGCAACGTGATCGACTGCAATCAGG AAAACAGCTGTGCCAGAACTGATGCTGTGTTCACTCCATATCCCGGTTTTAAAAGCCACGTTAAAG TTACTCGGGTGGTGAACACATATGGGCCCCAGACTCGCAGCGGCGGCAGTGGTGGTCAGTTAGAGGCAGGAGAGCAGAACAAGGGTCCGGTGACCAGAGACTGCGGGAACTCGGCCATAGAAGAACGACTTCACAATATTGAGACTCACCTCAAACTCCCAGCTG TGGGTCCAGTTCCTCTGAGTGTGTACCACAGATTAAAGAAGCTGGAGGATCGCATCCTAGAACTGGAGGGTCTCTCACCTGAATACTTCCAGTCCACA agtcACCTGCACAAGCGACCAAAGACATCCCAAG CTCAGGAGTGCAGCCTGACGGAGCTCGATGAGAAGATCAGTGCCGTGAAAGCAGCGCTGTTGAAGAGGGTCAGTGAGTTTGGACCTGGATATGGACCCGATTGTCCACTGTAA